From the genome of Deinococcus betulae, one region includes:
- a CDS encoding putative bifunctional diguanylate cyclase/phosphodiesterase, with product MTPTLPAPAARFAFGATALLLAAHVLWVALALGNEQTHLTVSLLIYIPTFVLAGLTCLLSAPRHANDRVAWRLLGAGLLTFGFGQACYAYLLLVLQNPPFPSVADAGFLLALVLYALGLTRFRHPPLTPWDRLRLFVDVGIIMAAVGVFAWNYVLYEVITSYAGQPLAAVIGLTYPFGDLVLLSVLLLVALRGGARLGRREAMLAAGLLALIVADQAFIVLGAAGTYQEGSWVDLFWALGATLFAAASLTGGGRAPEPGRVWPSAAWLPRAALFLPYAALAASFALLMLGRGRQGPQETGVLWGTALVTALVVLRQVLAFAENARLTAQLRQLSDELEGRVQRRTQELDQANAQLRGLTEDLELKVRERTAELEASQARLAHQAQHDVLTGLPNRALFQDRVERGVASAAREGKQLAVMFIDLDGFKAVNDTWGHAAGDELLREVAARLQSSVRHNDTVARLGGDEFTVMLLGIQATRDAALVANKVLRALRQPIALAQGEAHVTGSIGVSLYPQDGADAAELQRHADLAMYRAKQGGKDNITFFSPEMNAVDAARASVETQLRGALERGELHVVYQPLHGAAGEVQGAEALLRWRSPLLGDVPPAAFIPVAEDTGLIISIGEFVLREACRQLAAWRQAGKAVTCVSVNISPAQFGRDDFVALVQRTLQAHRLSGRDLELELTERMVLRRVEEVARKMSELRALGVRISLDDFGTGNSALNYLLTLPVTTLKVDRVFIQALDQTPGAYRVVQAIVALGHGLGMDVVAEGVETPAQLMQVRELGCERTQGFLLGRPVPPEDLTL from the coding sequence ATGACGCCCACGCTTCCGGCGCCCGCCGCGCGCTTCGCTTTTGGGGCCACGGCACTGCTGCTGGCGGCGCATGTACTGTGGGTCGCGCTGGCCCTGGGCAATGAGCAGACCCACCTGACGGTGAGCCTACTCATTTACATTCCCACCTTTGTGCTGGCGGGCCTAACCTGCCTGCTGAGTGCCCCGCGCCACGCGAATGACCGGGTGGCGTGGCGGCTGCTAGGCGCCGGCCTGCTGACCTTTGGGTTCGGTCAGGCCTGCTACGCCTATCTGCTGCTGGTGCTTCAGAATCCGCCCTTTCCTTCAGTGGCCGACGCCGGCTTTCTGCTGGCGCTAGTCCTGTACGCCCTGGGGCTGACCCGCTTCCGGCACCCACCTCTCACACCCTGGGACCGCCTGCGGCTGTTCGTGGACGTGGGCATCATCATGGCCGCCGTGGGCGTCTTTGCCTGGAACTATGTGCTGTACGAGGTCATTACGTCCTATGCCGGGCAGCCCCTGGCGGCTGTCATCGGCCTGACCTACCCCTTTGGCGACCTGGTGCTGCTGAGTGTGCTGCTGCTGGTGGCGCTGCGCGGCGGCGCGCGGCTGGGGCGGCGCGAGGCGATGCTGGCTGCTGGCCTGCTGGCCCTGATTGTGGCCGACCAGGCGTTTATCGTGCTGGGCGCGGCCGGCACCTACCAGGAAGGCTCGTGGGTGGACCTCTTCTGGGCGCTGGGCGCCACCCTCTTTGCGGCGGCCTCGCTGACCGGCGGCGGCAGAGCGCCGGAGCCGGGCCGCGTGTGGCCCAGCGCCGCGTGGTTGCCCAGGGCGGCGCTGTTCCTGCCCTACGCGGCCCTGGCGGCCTCGTTTGCCCTGCTGATGCTGGGGCGCGGCCGCCAGGGGCCACAAGAGACGGGGGTGTTGTGGGGAACGGCGCTGGTGACGGCCCTGGTGGTGCTGCGTCAGGTGCTGGCCTTCGCTGAGAACGCCCGCCTGACCGCCCAGCTGCGCCAGCTGTCAGACGAACTGGAAGGCCGCGTGCAGCGGCGCACCCAGGAACTCGACCAGGCCAACGCCCAGCTGCGCGGCCTGACCGAGGACCTGGAACTCAAGGTGCGAGAGCGCACCGCTGAACTGGAGGCCAGTCAGGCGCGGCTGGCGCACCAGGCCCAGCACGACGTGCTGACGGGGCTACCCAACCGCGCGCTGTTTCAGGACCGCGTGGAGCGGGGGGTGGCCAGCGCAGCGCGCGAGGGCAAGCAGCTGGCGGTCATGTTTATTGACCTGGACGGGTTCAAGGCCGTCAACGACACCTGGGGCCACGCGGCGGGCGACGAGCTGCTGCGTGAGGTGGCCGCGCGCCTGCAGAGCAGCGTGCGCCACAACGACACCGTGGCCCGGCTGGGCGGCGACGAGTTCACGGTGATGCTGCTGGGCATTCAGGCGACCCGCGACGCCGCGCTGGTGGCCAACAAGGTGCTGCGGGCCCTGCGTCAGCCCATCGCCCTGGCGCAGGGTGAGGCCCACGTCACCGGGTCTATTGGGGTCAGCCTCTACCCGCAGGACGGCGCCGACGCTGCCGAGTTGCAGCGCCACGCCGACCTGGCCATGTACCGCGCCAAGCAGGGCGGCAAGGACAACATCACCTTCTTCTCGCCCGAGATGAACGCCGTGGACGCGGCGCGCGCCTCTGTCGAGACGCAGCTGCGCGGGGCCCTGGAGCGCGGCGAACTGCATGTGGTATACCAGCCGCTGCACGGCGCTGCCGGCGAGGTGCAGGGCGCTGAGGCCCTGCTGCGCTGGCGCAGCCCCCTCCTGGGGGACGTGCCGCCCGCCGCCTTTATCCCGGTGGCCGAGGACACCGGCCTCATCATCTCGATTGGAGAATTCGTGCTGCGCGAGGCCTGCCGCCAGCTGGCTGCCTGGCGGCAGGCGGGCAAGGCGGTGACCTGCGTCAGTGTCAACATCTCGCCCGCGCAGTTTGGCCGCGACGACTTTGTGGCGCTGGTGCAGCGCACGCTGCAGGCCCACCGCCTGAGTGGCCGCGACCTGGAACTCGAACTGACCGAACGCATGGTTCTGCGCCGGGTCGAGGAGGTGGCGCGCAAGATGTCCGAGTTGCGGGCGCTGGGCGTGCGCATCAGCCTGGACGACTTTGGCACCGGCAACTCGGCCCTGAACTACCTGCTGACCCTGCCGGTCACGACCCTGAAGGTGGACCGCGTGTTTATTCAGGCGCTGGACCAGACGCCGGGGGCCTACCGCGTGGTGCAGGCCATCGTGGCGCTGGGGCACGGCCTGGGCATGGACGTGGTGGCCGAAGGGGTCGAGACCCCTGCCCAGCTGATGCAAGTGCGGGAACTGGGCTGCGAGCGCACCCAAGGCTTTTTGCTGGGTCGCCCGGTGCCGCCCGAGGACCTGACGCTCTGA
- a CDS encoding fluoride efflux transporter FluC, which translates to MSAWIWVMLGGALGAGARYGAGLGLAALDARSAIPVSILLINVLGSFLLGLTLSLVGRGLWPEVARLAFGTGVLGGFTTFSTFSANLDELLGRGQGSAAAFYAALSVGLGLLAAALGRQLGARL; encoded by the coding sequence ATGAGCGCGTGGATATGGGTGATGCTGGGCGGCGCGCTAGGCGCCGGCGCGCGGTACGGGGCGGGACTGGGGCTGGCGGCACTGGACGCCCGCAGCGCCATTCCGGTCAGCATTCTGCTGATCAATGTGCTGGGGTCATTTCTGCTGGGCCTGACCCTGAGTCTGGTGGGCCGGGGCCTGTGGCCCGAAGTGGCCCGGCTGGCGTTTGGCACAGGTGTCCTGGGCGGGTTCACCACCTTTTCGACCTTCAGCGCCAACCTGGATGAGCTGCTGGGCCGGGGTCAGGGCAGCGCCGCCGCGTTCTACGCCGCCCTGAGCGTGGGCCTGGGATTGCTGGCGGCGGCCCTGGGGCGCCAGCTCGGGGCGCGGCTGTGA
- a CDS encoding ATP-dependent metallopeptidase FtsH/Yme1/Tma family protein: MKRAGWWWALGLLTAVVVLTLLLPRGRSAELPLSDFEAALARGQVQTAVISYQSGTAVVTGQLNAEPYRTRTLAADPLLTLDALQARGVNVSYAAPPRFSALGVVSVLLTLALIAGLVVVLLRGRQGGGNDAAGSFGRSKAAVIGEGQIKLSFSDVAGCDEAKADL; encoded by the coding sequence TTGAAACGGGCCGGGTGGTGGTGGGCCCTGGGCCTCTTGACGGCGGTGGTGGTGCTGACCCTCCTGCTGCCCCGTGGCCGCAGCGCCGAACTGCCCCTCAGCGATTTCGAGGCGGCGCTGGCACGCGGTCAGGTGCAAACCGCCGTGATCTCGTACCAGAGTGGCACCGCAGTGGTGACCGGGCAGCTCAACGCCGAGCCGTACCGCACCCGCACCCTGGCCGCCGACCCGCTGCTGACGCTGGACGCCTTGCAGGCGCGCGGCGTCAACGTGTCGTACGCCGCGCCGCCGCGCTTTAGCGCGCTGGGCGTGGTCAGCGTGCTGCTGACGCTGGCGCTGATTGCCGGGCTGGTCGTGGTGCTGCTGCGGGGTCGGCAAGGCGGCGGCAACGACGCGGCCGGATCGTTTGGGCGGTCGAAGGCGGCGGTGATCGGGGAGGGGCAGATCAAGCTGAGTTTCAGCGACGTCGCCGGCTGCGACGAGGCCAAAGCCGACCTC
- the der gene encoding ribosome biogenesis GTPase Der, whose translation MHKVAIVGRPNVGKSSLFNRLIGRRDAVVADFPGVTRDAKEGLMLYHNHRITLIDTGGLWSGDEWEAAIREKAEWAMEGAQAVVFVLDPREGLSAADYEVAEWLRRLGRPVVLVANKIDSPKHEVYMAELWGLGFGEPVPISAEHARGLDDLMDRVMTHMPADDEDVPEIAPIRISLIGRPNVGKSSLLNAITQTDRAIVADMPGTTRDSLDVEWDYGGQRFVLVDTAGIRKKPDTAIEDYAIQRSQAAIARSDLIWLVVNATDLGDHELKLANLAYDSGKPVIVVVNKWDLVPDADLKATEKELNQKLHHISYAPRVYTSAINEYGIHDMLAEAMKLHEKWQSRIPTSELNRWLEVWQMRQAVPNFHGKKLKMYFMTQVETAPPTFAIFSNRADFVTRAYEGFLHNRIREDLGLAGIPVRLKWKEKGPYKKGKKGEEGED comes from the coding sequence ATGCATAAAGTTGCCATTGTGGGCCGACCCAACGTCGGCAAGTCCAGCCTGTTTAACCGCCTGATTGGCCGCCGCGACGCTGTGGTGGCCGACTTTCCTGGCGTCACCCGCGACGCCAAGGAAGGGTTGATGCTCTACCACAACCACCGCATCACCCTGATCGACACGGGCGGCCTCTGGAGCGGCGACGAGTGGGAAGCGGCCATCCGGGAAAAAGCCGAGTGGGCCATGGAAGGCGCGCAGGCGGTGGTGTTCGTGCTGGACCCGCGCGAAGGCCTGTCGGCGGCCGACTACGAGGTGGCCGAGTGGCTGCGCCGCCTGGGCCGGCCGGTCGTGCTGGTGGCCAACAAGATCGACAGCCCCAAGCACGAGGTCTATATGGCCGAGCTGTGGGGCCTGGGCTTTGGCGAGCCGGTGCCCATCAGCGCCGAACACGCGCGCGGTCTGGACGACCTGATGGACCGCGTGATGACCCACATGCCCGCCGATGACGAGGACGTGCCGGAAATCGCGCCCATCCGCATCTCGCTGATTGGCCGCCCGAATGTGGGGAAAAGCAGCCTCCTGAACGCCATCACCCAGACGGACCGCGCCATCGTGGCCGACATGCCCGGCACCACCCGCGACAGTCTGGACGTGGAATGGGACTACGGCGGGCAGCGCTTTGTGCTGGTGGACACGGCGGGCATTCGCAAGAAGCCCGACACCGCCATTGAGGACTACGCCATTCAGCGCTCGCAGGCGGCGATTGCCCGCAGCGACCTGATCTGGTTGGTGGTGAATGCCACGGACCTGGGGGACCACGAGCTGAAGCTGGCGAACCTCGCTTACGACAGCGGCAAGCCCGTGATCGTGGTCGTGAACAAGTGGGACCTCGTGCCCGACGCCGACCTCAAGGCCACTGAAAAAGAGCTGAACCAGAAGCTGCACCATATTTCCTACGCGCCGCGCGTGTACACCAGCGCCATCAACGAATACGGCATTCACGACATGCTGGCCGAGGCCATGAAGCTGCACGAGAAGTGGCAAAGCCGCATTCCCACCAGCGAACTCAACCGCTGGCTGGAGGTCTGGCAGATGCGCCAGGCGGTGCCCAACTTCCACGGCAAGAAGCTGAAGATGTATTTCATGACGCAGGTGGAAACGGCGCCGCCCACCTTTGCCATCTTTTCCAACCGCGCCGACTTTGTGACGCGCGCCTACGAGGGCTTTCTGCACAACCGCATCCGTGAGGACCTGGGCCTGGCCGGGATTCCGGTGCGCCTGAAGTGGAAAGAGAAGGGCCCTTACAAGAAAGGCAAGAAGGGCGAAGAGGGCGAGGACTGA
- a CDS encoding magnesium transporter CorA family protein: MIRARQLSTGQPLEWAGQTQDVWVDVQDLTPDDLTALRAAFVINRLALEDVQEHGHWSRAEVYPEHAFITVRSYARPAQMDEFTERLSILTFESAVLTLSTAGTRALGSVWALVGRESVNSPQEVTYELLDHTADTFFEVADALEDRADTLEEQVFQRQRQNPVAEVFAIKHVIAHARRLATEAREATALLGRHSTCSPADLVRYRDVQDSLTRAAGRLDSLRDVLSSLLDLHLSLQGQRMNEVMRTLTAVSVVFLPLTFLAGVWGMNFEFMPELKSPYGYLLAWTSFVVIGGALALFFKRRGWW; the protein is encoded by the coding sequence ATGATTCGGGCGCGGCAACTGAGCACTGGACAGCCTCTTGAGTGGGCCGGGCAGACGCAGGACGTGTGGGTGGACGTGCAGGACCTCACCCCCGACGACCTGACGGCGCTGCGCGCGGCCTTTGTCATCAACCGCCTGGCCCTAGAAGACGTGCAGGAACACGGGCACTGGAGCCGCGCCGAGGTGTACCCGGAACACGCCTTTATCACGGTCCGTTCGTACGCCCGCCCGGCCCAGATGGACGAATTTACCGAACGCCTGAGCATCCTAACTTTCGAGTCGGCGGTGCTGACCCTGAGCACGGCGGGCACGCGCGCCCTCGGCAGCGTGTGGGCTTTGGTGGGCCGCGAGAGCGTCAACAGCCCCCAGGAAGTGACCTACGAACTGCTGGATCACACCGCCGACACCTTTTTCGAGGTGGCCGACGCACTGGAAGACCGCGCCGATACCCTGGAAGAACAGGTGTTTCAGCGCCAGCGGCAGAACCCGGTTGCCGAGGTCTTTGCCATCAAGCATGTGATTGCCCACGCCCGGCGCCTGGCCACCGAAGCGCGCGAGGCCACCGCGCTGCTGGGCCGCCACAGTACCTGTAGTCCCGCCGATTTGGTGCGCTACCGCGACGTGCAGGACTCTCTGACGCGCGCCGCCGGGCGACTGGACAGCCTGCGCGACGTACTAAGCAGTCTGCTGGACTTGCACCTGAGCCTGCAAGGCCAGCGCATGAACGAGGTGATGCGCACCCTGACGGCGGTCAGCGTGGTGTTTTTGCCCCTAACCTTTCTGGCCGGCGTGTGGGGCATGAACTTTGAATTCATGCCCGAACTGAAAAGCCCCTACGGCTACCTGCTGGCCTGGACCAGTTTTGTGGTGATCGGCGGCGCGCTGGCCCTGTTTTTCAAACGGCGCGGCTGGTGGTAG
- a CDS encoding copper amine oxidase N-terminal domain-containing protein → MRLARLPLSPLTAQRFRTRALTLLALLAPPTTGGALLGALLAPSAQAAQPLLGSVQLTFTPDERTTYLNGTPTQWLAPPRLLGGRTMLALRETAALLGQSLPGSGTQVQFSRLSIDTRTNTAALAGAAQPAGTVATVGGVVYVSARTLADALNANLTTDDGRTFTLTALRDGGNPLSPQARFSTDKNVYAPGERVVYTEYPFDPDGADITARKWTGRQEVYFQPGTYTVGLTVTNSRGLQSQAFTRTIRVEGTPVDTPLTYALRYAQPGDAFPDPQILNYPSALATPVEGPSYPLLFSDSPEVPEQSGVLYQDSVAGRARLLGYHLNGLGRPARLYVMARNLEVRPIEVRTERLGETAPTRLESILGQVTLLEYFASGSGTTLTLAPGQAAAVYASPTLNPGSGVNVLQDLTTSGRVELTFLILEDSLPPTAQVAQQLPYLKPDGRHVRGTFPGAVRTLRVNLGALPTRIVIGDGQVDPALTGTDALTGQSVRLAGNYGVLYDLEVNGAAGTAVALSPRGGLYRGAMNIQDGPITQTIKLPRTGNALKPDEPVMLWRAQSDRLKIDFVPSSGSNLPISLVFYRTRGLSGDGGIIKTYQP, encoded by the coding sequence ATGCGGCTTGCCCGTCTTCCCCTGTCCCCCTTGACTGCCCAGCGGTTCCGAACGCGAGCCTTGACGCTGCTGGCCCTGCTCGCGCCGCCCACCACGGGCGGCGCCCTGCTGGGAGCGCTGCTGGCGCCTTCTGCCCAGGCCGCGCAGCCCCTGCTGGGGTCAGTGCAGCTGACCTTTACCCCCGACGAACGCACCACGTACCTGAACGGCACCCCCACCCAGTGGCTGGCCCCGCCGCGCCTGCTGGGCGGGCGCACGATGCTGGCGCTGCGCGAAACGGCGGCTCTGCTGGGTCAGTCCCTGCCCGGCAGCGGCACCCAGGTGCAGTTCTCGCGCCTGAGCATTGACACCCGCACGAATACGGCCGCGCTGGCGGGCGCGGCGCAGCCTGCTGGCACGGTGGCCACCGTGGGGGGCGTGGTGTACGTCAGTGCCCGTACCCTGGCCGACGCCCTGAACGCCAACCTGACCACCGACGACGGCCGCACCTTTACCCTGACGGCCCTGCGCGACGGGGGCAATCCACTGTCGCCTCAGGCCCGCTTTTCCACGGACAAGAACGTCTACGCCCCCGGCGAGCGGGTGGTGTACACCGAATACCCCTTTGACCCCGACGGCGCCGACATCACGGCGCGCAAGTGGACCGGGCGGCAGGAGGTGTACTTTCAGCCGGGCACCTACACGGTGGGCCTGACTGTGACCAACAGCCGGGGCCTGCAAAGCCAGGCGTTTACCCGTACCATCCGGGTGGAAGGCACCCCGGTGGACACGCCGCTGACCTACGCCCTCCGGTACGCCCAGCCCGGCGACGCCTTTCCCGACCCGCAGATTCTGAATTACCCGTCGGCGCTGGCGACGCCTGTGGAAGGCCCCAGCTACCCGCTGCTGTTCAGTGACAGCCCCGAGGTCCCCGAGCAGAGCGGCGTTCTGTATCAGGACAGCGTGGCGGGCCGGGCGCGGCTGCTGGGGTATCACCTCAACGGCCTGGGCCGGCCCGCGCGGCTATACGTGATGGCCCGCAACCTGGAGGTGCGCCCCATAGAGGTCCGCACCGAGCGCCTGGGTGAGACGGCCCCCACCCGCCTGGAAAGCATTCTGGGGCAGGTGACCCTGCTGGAATACTTTGCCTCGGGCAGCGGCACCACCCTGACGCTGGCCCCAGGGCAGGCGGCCGCCGTGTACGCCAGCCCAACCCTGAACCCTGGCAGCGGCGTGAACGTCCTCCAAGACCTGACGACCTCGGGGCGGGTCGAACTGACCTTCCTGATTCTGGAAGACAGCCTGCCGCCCACCGCGCAGGTGGCCCAGCAGCTGCCGTACCTGAAGCCCGACGGCCGCCATGTGCGCGGCACCTTTCCGGGGGCGGTGCGCACCCTACGGGTCAATCTGGGCGCGCTGCCAACCCGCATCGTGATTGGCGACGGCCAGGTGGACCCCGCCCTGACCGGCACCGACGCCCTGACCGGCCAGAGCGTGCGCCTGGCGGGCAATTACGGCGTGCTGTACGACCTTGAGGTGAACGGAGCGGCCGGAACGGCGGTGGCCCTGAGCCCACGCGGCGGGCTGTACCGGGGCGCCATGAACATTCAGGACGGCCCGATTACCCAGACCATCAAGCTGCCGCGCACCGGCAACGCCCTCAAGCCCGATGAACCCGTGATGCTGTGGCGCGCCCAGAGCGACCGCCTGAAGATTGACTTCGTGCCCAGCAGCGGCTCGAATCTGCCCATCAGCCTAGTCTTCTACCGCACGCGCGGCCTGAGCGGAGACGGCGGCATCATCAAGACCTACCAGCCTTAA
- the xseA gene encoding exodeoxyribonuclease VII large subunit has product MTRRKKGDTRPPDQFLELSELLLYVGQVITRGLPGAVWVRAEIAAVTDRRHLYLDLVQAGAEGEVAKCRATVWARERTLLEGKFRRATGGALTAGLKVLLFAEATFHEQYGFALNVLDIAPEFTLGDAALRLTEGRETLVREGVYGLNRLLPAPADYWRFAVISPQEAAGLGDFRREIDPLERAGVLRPVYLEATFQGPGAAASLRRAAEAARALHGADPLDALVVIRGGGAATDLAWLNDLAFARLLATFPAPVLTGLGHARDDTLPDEVAHTRLDTPSKVAALVVGTVAEAAAQAQEDARTIRAHAAQALVNADAGTQWALDRARGAAARHTEAQAAQVDALMRQALGLTPARTLARGYALVRGAGGQPLTRAAQVKASEWLTLEFADGTVTVEALGEREEMVRG; this is encoded by the coding sequence GTGACCCGGCGCAAGAAGGGCGACACGCGCCCGCCCGACCAGTTTCTGGAACTGTCCGAGCTGCTGCTGTATGTGGGCCAGGTCATCACGCGGGGCCTGCCTGGCGCCGTGTGGGTCCGCGCCGAGATTGCGGCTGTCACCGACCGGCGCCACCTCTACCTCGACCTGGTGCAGGCTGGGGCCGAGGGCGAGGTGGCCAAGTGCCGCGCGACGGTGTGGGCGCGCGAACGCACCCTGCTGGAAGGCAAGTTTCGCCGCGCGACCGGCGGCGCCCTGACCGCTGGCCTGAAGGTGCTGCTGTTTGCCGAGGCTACCTTCCACGAGCAGTACGGCTTTGCCCTGAATGTGCTGGATATCGCCCCCGAATTTACGCTGGGCGACGCGGCCCTGCGCCTGACCGAGGGCCGCGAGACGCTGGTGCGCGAGGGCGTCTATGGCCTGAACCGCCTCCTGCCGGCCCCGGCTGATTACTGGCGCTTTGCCGTCATCTCGCCGCAGGAGGCGGCTGGGCTGGGCGACTTTCGGCGCGAGATAGACCCGCTGGAACGCGCGGGGGTGCTGCGCCCGGTGTATCTGGAAGCCACCTTTCAGGGGCCGGGCGCGGCCGCCAGCCTGCGCCGCGCCGCCGAAGCCGCGCGGGCACTGCACGGCGCAGACCCCCTGGACGCCCTGGTGGTCATCCGGGGCGGTGGGGCGGCCACCGACCTGGCCTGGCTGAACGATCTGGCTTTTGCTCGCCTGCTGGCGACCTTTCCCGCGCCGGTGCTGACCGGCCTGGGCCACGCCCGCGACGACACCCTGCCCGACGAGGTGGCCCACACCCGCCTGGACACGCCCAGCAAGGTGGCGGCCCTGGTGGTGGGAACGGTGGCCGAGGCCGCTGCCCAGGCACAGGAAGACGCCCGCACCATCCGTGCCCACGCCGCGCAGGCTCTGGTGAATGCCGACGCCGGCACACAGTGGGCGCTGGACCGGGCGCGCGGGGCAGCGGCCCGCCACACCGAGGCCCAGGCCGCGCAGGTGGACGCCCTGATGCGGCAGGCACTGGGCCTGACGCCTGCCCGGACCCTGGCGCGCGGCTACGCCCTGGTGCGCGGCGCAGGCGGTCAGCCGCTCACGCGCGCCGCCCAGGTGAAGGCCAGTGAATGGCTCACTCTGGAATTCGCTGACGGCACGGTCACGGTGGAAGCGCTGGGGGAGAGGGAGGAAATGGTGAGAGGCTGA
- a CDS encoding peroxiredoxin translates to MTDPHFLPADLPVPVDDGACAHLLGVRLPALALPGTDGRLHDLSARPGRTVLYLYPKTAQPGTAMPADWDVIPGARGCTPQSCAFRDHHAELQAAGARVFGLSVQPTAYQQEAAERLHLPFPLLSDAGLQFIRVLRLPTFEADGETLVRRLTLIVRDGITEHVVYPVFPPDQNAAQVLAWLRANP, encoded by the coding sequence GTGACGGACCCTCACTTTCTCCCAGCAGACCTGCCTGTCCCGGTGGATGACGGTGCCTGCGCGCATCTCCTAGGCGTGCGGCTGCCTGCCCTGGCCTTGCCGGGCACCGATGGGCGCCTCCATGACCTGTCTGCGCGGCCGGGCCGAACGGTGCTGTACCTCTATCCCAAAACGGCCCAACCAGGGACGGCCATGCCTGCGGACTGGGACGTGATTCCCGGGGCGCGGGGCTGCACGCCGCAGAGCTGCGCCTTCCGCGACCACCACGCCGAGTTGCAGGCAGCAGGCGCCCGTGTGTTTGGCCTGAGCGTGCAGCCCACGGCCTACCAGCAGGAAGCTGCCGAACGGCTGCACCTGCCCTTTCCCCTGCTGTCGGATGCGGGGCTGCAGTTCATCCGTGTCCTTCGGCTGCCTACGTTTGAGGCTGATGGTGAGACCTTGGTGCGGCGCCTGACCCTGATCGTGCGGGACGGCATCACCGAGCATGTTGTCTATCCGGTCTTTCCGCCAGACCAGAATGCGGCGCAGGTGTTGGCCTGGCTGCGGGCTAATCCCTGA
- a CDS encoding sulfurtransferase — translation MTPLPTPLVPADWLLAHVHDPRVRVLDCRYALSDPLLGRLAYLEGHVPDAIYADLETDLSGPVQPDGAGGRHPLPDPGALAAWLGQAGVGNDMLVVCYDDPRGGQGFYAARAWWLLRWLGHTQVAVLDGGWPAWVAASGAVNTAEPTHEPTTFTPDVQSGFVVTAADVQALPAQTLLLDARAPARYRGEVEPIDREAGHIPGAVNREWSGALDEGGHWHGADAQAERLNVGGAPTVTYCGSGVSAAPNLLARELAGVPLGPENRLYAGSWSDWISDPARPVATGEEGA, via the coding sequence ATGACCCCCCTGCCCACGCCGCTGGTGCCCGCCGATTGGCTGCTGGCCCATGTCCACGACCCCAGGGTGCGCGTGCTGGATTGCCGGTATGCCCTGTCGGACCCGCTGCTGGGGCGCCTAGCATACCTGGAAGGGCACGTCCCTGACGCCATCTACGCCGACCTGGAAACAGACCTGAGTGGACCTGTGCAGCCCGACGGCGCCGGGGGCCGCCACCCACTGCCTGACCCCGGTGCGCTGGCCGCGTGGCTGGGGCAGGCCGGCGTGGGCAATGACATGCTGGTCGTGTGCTACGACGACCCCAGAGGCGGCCAGGGCTTTTACGCCGCGCGGGCCTGGTGGCTGCTGCGCTGGCTGGGGCACACGCAGGTGGCGGTGCTGGACGGCGGCTGGCCAGCCTGGGTGGCGGCCAGCGGTGCCGTCAATACCGCCGAGCCTACCCATGAGCCCACCACCTTTACGCCGGACGTGCAGAGCGGCTTTGTGGTCACTGCCGCCGACGTGCAGGCGTTACCTGCCCAGACCCTGCTGCTGGACGCCCGAGCGCCGGCCCGCTACCGGGGCGAGGTGGAGCCGATAGACAGGGAGGCCGGCCATATTCCAGGCGCCGTCAACCGCGAGTGGAGCGGCGCCCTGGACGAGGGGGGCCACTGGCACGGTGCAGACGCCCAGGCCGAGCGGCTCAATGTCGGCGGGGCCCCCACCGTTACCTACTGCGGCAGCGGCGTGAGCGCTGCGCCGAACCTGCTGGCCCGCGAACTGGCCGGCGTGCCGCTGGGCCCAGAGAACCGCCTCTATGCAGGGTCGTGGAGCGACTGGATCAGCGACCCGGCGCGGCCTGTGGCCACAGGTGAGGAGGGCGCCTAG